In Onychostoma macrolepis isolate SWU-2019 chromosome 04, ASM1243209v1, whole genome shotgun sequence, one DNA window encodes the following:
- the LOC131538588 gene encoding uncharacterized protein LOC131538588 translates to MSDPHYRAVALYNQAYITINLGKGNYKADAMNLLEDAKKSIDVYISEVSNTMVSCNLSITGNKDQSTDNNNFQSQMEARMNIFKSWMTYIDNALLKLKELEKDNSDAITEECSVYMLSEEKNFIVTNELRSLYDYGLGVVFEVKKKPRFCIDALICFILGVVQVLAGVLVCALTFGTASQFGLGLISEGVSDMISGIEGMIKGTFDWVSWAISKSISIGLSLITAGFSVIKKAVTSVFKVTKSLLDGTKSFSSVASEFIKSGKAMFTSFKGGVQSGLSSVSKESFKAAMKNMTSSTVLKQNFKFATKYAVQEIGKQSEVTAMNYAIDAALQEVFKKILQSSFENVVTSSVKQSSKLDQTLVEFISSGIPKAALKKENFKIDQNYEKQIKKSVGMLCEEIIPDLILDCTTAQDVISKLSEVCEAASDLKNKAKLSGVYDMAKQALKVAEYSASLVQILSAIPTKEIIQQKLVPELLESISELQKEMTKYDQDGRHHLQDVQRLKGELLQTITQNVSEQFISSCSEHMSSLMTSTFKNQLNRVVGQAVDHVMRRHKTQRFFDDQKEKHNKRSASHKEVEQLSDEDKTKLMQYTEDMCNADQPTTALDVYVLTKSNLLGGKGILLTVIDENEKQLSVERYPGTNKSADDIKLTLTKSPITTHPSQADTQLYSGHFDIVQDDGRIVSVNSDHQNALYHAVAQATGSETEEPKMEALTLRKKVKNEIQTNLESYTPLLILQRGYDFCHKNPNKYSITGGNTKTTDVALQKYLHSVKFIRSGEILIKMYHLGFVGEYKSVVSARMSSKNTTGTLNTSHIPPKDSIRLAEAVIDNPNSVSELKNKNLPLYKLISSIKTDSNGWNLISMEVLGQDHRRALTTGPSSHSQMARKLLADTIISGDVELLLKRCMILHHPLTSQKLRGALGESIPSQCHVLSDEGIRGYYKAGYRNLVSEYNRLGILDQNQCERLDEWVNQDQHEDTNTAEYGQVLQGLQ, encoded by the exons ATGTCTGACCCACACTACAGGGCTGTGGCACTCTATAACCAGGCGTACATCACTATTAACCTTGGTAAAGGTAACTATAAAGCAGATGCTATGAACCTGCTGGAAGACGCAAAGAAATCCATTGATGTCTACATCTCAGAAGTCTCAAACACAATGGTCTCATGTAACTTATCGATCACTGGAAACAAAGATCAGAGCACAGACAACAACAACTTTCAGAGTCAAATGGAGGCCAGAATGAACATCTTTAAGTCTTGGATGACGTACATTGATAACGCATTGCTTAAACTTAAAGAGCTGGAAAAAGACAACAGTGACGCCATTACAGAGGAGTGTTCAGTCTACATGCTGTCTGAAGAAAAGAACTTCATCGTCACTAATGAGCTCAGATCGTTATACGACTATGGCCTcggtgttgtttttgaggtgaAAAAGAAGCCCAGGTTTTGCATAGATGCTTTGATATGTTTCATACTCGGCGTGGTACAGGTTCTTGCTGGGGTTCTTGTTTGTGCTCTGACATTTGGAACGGCCAGCCAGTTTGGATTGGGCCTGATTTCAGAAGGAGTGTCTGACATGATCAGTGGAATAGAGGGAATGATAAAGGGTACATTCGATTGGGTGTCATGGGCAATATCTAAGAGTATCAGCATTGGGCTTTCTTTGATAACAGCTGGCTTTAGCGTTATCAAGAAAGCAGTTACCTCAGTGTTTAAAGTGACAAAAAGTCTCCTCGATGGTACAAAGTCTTTTTCTTCTGTTGCATCTGAATTCATCAAATCAGGAAAGGCAATGTTTACTTCATTCAAAGGAGGCGTTCAGTCTGGTTTATCGTCCGTCAGTAAGGAATCTTTCAAGGCTGCAATGAAAAACATGACATCTTCTACAGTGCTCAAACAGAACTTCAAATTTGCAACTAAATATGCAGTTCAGGAAATCGGGAAACAGTCTGAGGTCACTGCCATGAACTACGCAATTGATGCAGCCCTTCAGGAAGTCTTTAAGAAGATTTTACAAAGCAGCTTTGAGAATGTTGTTACTTCATCAGTGAAGCAGAGCAGTAAACTGGATCAGACTCTTGTGGAGTTCATCAGCTCAGGCATTCCCAAAGCAGCACTGAAAAAAGAGAATTTCAAGATTGATCAGAATTATGagaagcaaataaaaaaatcagttggGATGCTCTGCGAAGAGATAATTCCTGACCTCATACTGGACTGTACCACAGCACAGGATGTTATCAGCAAACTCTCTGAGGTGTGTGAAGCAGCATCAGATCTTAAGAATAAAGCCAAACTGTCAGGAGTATATGACATGGCAAAGCAGGCTCTGAAAGTAGCGGAGTACTCAGCATCTCTTGTTCAAATACTGAGTGCCATACCAACAAAGGAGATTATACAACAGAAATTAGTTCCTGAATTACTGGAGAGCATCAGTGAGCTTCAGAAAGAAATGACAAAGTATGACCAAGATGGACGACACCATTTACAGGACGTACAGCGCCTTAAAGGTGAACTTCTTCAGACTATCACCCAGAATGTGTCTGAGCAATTCATCAGCTCCTGTTCAGAACATATGAGTTCTTTAATGACAAGCACATTTAAGAATCAGTTGAACCGTGTTGTAGGACAGGCGGTGGACCACGTCATGCGCAGACATAAAACTCAGCGTTTCTTTGATGACCAGAAGGAAAAACACAACAAGAGATCTGCGAGCCACAAGGAAGTGGAACAGCTGTCAGATGAGGACAAAACAAAGCTAATGCAGTATACAGAAGACATGTGCAATGCTGATCAGCCTACAACAGCCCTCGATGTGTATGTGCTCACAAAAAGCAACCTGCTTGGTGGAAAAGGAATTCTACTCACTGTCattgatgaaaatgaaaaacagcTCTCTGTGGAACGTTACCCGGGAACCAACAAATCAGCAGACGATATAAAATTGACATTAACTAAATCTCCAATAACCACACATCCATCACA aGCTGATACACAGCTGTACAGCGGCCATTTTGACATCGTACAGGATGATGGCAGGATAGTCAGCGTTAACTCAGATCATCAGAACGCTCTTTATCATGCTGTAGCACAAGCAACTGGCAGCGAGACAGAAGAACCAAAGATGGAAGCTTTGACGCTACGTAAGAAAGTGAAAAATGAG ATCCAGACAAACCTTGAATCGTACACACCCCTGCTTATTCTCCAAAGAGGATACGACTTCTGTCACAAAAACCCCAATAAATACAGCATAACTGGAGGAAATACAAAGACGACAGACGTTGCACTGCAGAAATACTTACATAGTGTTAAATTCATCAGAAGTGGCGAAATCCTCATCAAAATGTACCATCTTGGATTTGTTGGTGAATATAAAAG TGTCGTAAGTGCTCGGATGTCCAGTAAGAACACCACGGGGACACTTAACACAAGCCACATTCCACCGAAGGACTCCATCAGACTTGCTGAGGCGGTCATAGATAACCCAAACTCAGTGAGCgagcttaaaaataaaaacctgccGCTTTATAAACTAATCAGCAGCATAAAGACTGACAGTAATGGATGGAACCTGATTTCCATGGAGGTTCTGGGACAAGATCACAGACGAGCTTTAACTACGGGCCCAAGCAGCCACTCACAGATGGCCAG gaaACTTCTAGCTGACACCATAATTAGTGGAGACGTGGAGCTTCTGCTGAAACGCTGCATGATTCTACATCACCCGCTCACCTCACAAAAGCTGAGAGGAGCTCTGG GTGAAAGCATTCCCTCTCAGTGCCACGTTTTGTCCGATGAAGGTATCCGAGGCTACTACAAAGCAGGATACAGAAACCTGGTGTCAGAATATAACCGCTTGGGAATCCTGGATCAGAACCAGTGTGAGCGTCTGGACGAGTGGGTGAATCAGGACCAGCACGAGGACACTAACACTGCAGAGTACGGCCAGGTTCTGCAGGGGTTACAGTAA
- the LOC131538607 gene encoding gastrula zinc finger protein XlCGF8.2DB-like isoform X1, with protein sequence MAFIKEENEDMKIEEAFRVKHEDTETQTDLMSLKEESPELNEIEEKDQYEEHHNFVTGKISIKTEKTYSRKRTQKTKSKTCHQCGKCFSNHRNLKVHMRVHTGEKPFTCQQCGKSFNQTGNLKSHMRIHTGERPFTCPQCGQSFKQKKALQSHMIIHTGEKPFTCDQCGKSFTHKDTLNSHMRIHSTEDCFICQQCGRSFAHKVSFKTHMRVHTGEKPYTCSQCGMSFRHKQSLDSHMSSHTGENPHTCKLCGKSFSRKGSLKSHLDIHTGKKPFMCDQCGKSFRRQVTLNYHIRIHSRKKPY encoded by the coding sequence ACCTGATGTCACTGAAAGAGGAGAGTCCAGAACTGAATGAAATCGAGGAGAAGGATCAGTATGAGGAACATCATAATTTCGTAACTGGAAAAATATCCATAAAGACTGAAAAGACGTACTCACGAAAAAGAACCCAGAAGACCAAATCTAAGACTTGCCATCAATGTGGAAAATGCTTCAGTAATCATCGAAACcttaaagtccacatgagagtccacactggagagaagcctttcacatgccaacagtgtggaaagagttttaatCAAACAGGGAACCTTAAAagccacatgagaattcacaccggagagagGCCTTTCACGTGCCCTCAATGTGGACAgagttttaaacaaaaaaaagcccTTCAATCCCACATGATaattcacaccggagagaagccttttacatgtgatcagtgtggaaagagtttcacacataAAGACACCCTTAATTCCCACATGAGGATTCACTCAACAGAGGATTGTTTTATATGTCAGCAGTGTGGAAGAAGTTTCGCTCATAAAGTAAGCTTCAAGACTCACATgcgagttcacactggagagaagccttacacatgctctcagtgtggaatgAGTTTTAGACATAAACAGTCCCTTGATTCCCATATGAGTAGTCACACTGGAGAAAACCCCCATACCTGCAAACTGTGTGGGAAGAGCTTCTCACGAAAAGGATCTCTTAAATCTCACTTGGACATTCACACTGGAAAGAAACCGTTtatgtgtgatcagtgtggaaagagtttcagacgTCAAGTGACCCTTAATTACCACATAAGAATTCACTCAAGAAAGAAACCGTATTAG
- the LOC131538607 gene encoding gastrula zinc finger protein XlCGF8.2DB-like isoform X2: MSLKEESPELNEIEEKDQYEEHHNFVTGKISIKTEKTYSRKRTQKTKSKTCHQCGKCFSNHRNLKVHMRVHTGEKPFTCQQCGKSFNQTGNLKSHMRIHTGERPFTCPQCGQSFKQKKALQSHMIIHTGEKPFTCDQCGKSFTHKDTLNSHMRIHSTEDCFICQQCGRSFAHKVSFKTHMRVHTGEKPYTCSQCGMSFRHKQSLDSHMSSHTGENPHTCKLCGKSFSRKGSLKSHLDIHTGKKPFMCDQCGKSFRRQVTLNYHIRIHSRKKPY, translated from the coding sequence ATGTCACTGAAAGAGGAGAGTCCAGAACTGAATGAAATCGAGGAGAAGGATCAGTATGAGGAACATCATAATTTCGTAACTGGAAAAATATCCATAAAGACTGAAAAGACGTACTCACGAAAAAGAACCCAGAAGACCAAATCTAAGACTTGCCATCAATGTGGAAAATGCTTCAGTAATCATCGAAACcttaaagtccacatgagagtccacactggagagaagcctttcacatgccaacagtgtggaaagagttttaatCAAACAGGGAACCTTAAAagccacatgagaattcacaccggagagagGCCTTTCACGTGCCCTCAATGTGGACAgagttttaaacaaaaaaaagcccTTCAATCCCACATGATaattcacaccggagagaagccttttacatgtgatcagtgtggaaagagtttcacacataAAGACACCCTTAATTCCCACATGAGGATTCACTCAACAGAGGATTGTTTTATATGTCAGCAGTGTGGAAGAAGTTTCGCTCATAAAGTAAGCTTCAAGACTCACATgcgagttcacactggagagaagccttacacatgctctcagtgtggaatgAGTTTTAGACATAAACAGTCCCTTGATTCCCATATGAGTAGTCACACTGGAGAAAACCCCCATACCTGCAAACTGTGTGGGAAGAGCTTCTCACGAAAAGGATCTCTTAAATCTCACTTGGACATTCACACTGGAAAGAAACCGTTtatgtgtgatcagtgtggaaagagtttcagacgTCAAGTGACCCTTAATTACCACATAAGAATTCACTCAAGAAAGAAACCGTATTAG